One genomic segment of Peromyscus leucopus breed LL Stock chromosome 23, UCI_PerLeu_2.1, whole genome shotgun sequence includes these proteins:
- the Fam222a gene encoding protein FAM222A: protein MLACLQRTQNPPGQHLACPSKSLELRKCESVASSMHSTRYPSPAELDAYAEKVANSPLSIKIFPTNIRVPQHKHLSRTVNGYDTSGQRYSPYPQHAPGYQGLLAIVKAAVSSSSSSSSGSAVPAGHTKSVLKSVEGKRTKLSPAPVRVGIAPYPVPSALGPLAYPKPPEAPAPPPSLPAAAAATSVIPLPGRGLPLAPSNLPSIHSLLCQLNQQCQGPGAAPSACQGVAVPHPSPAKHGPVPSFPSMAYSATAGLPDCRKGTELSQGATSALTLAGATKPAGYAEGGLDYLLWPQKPPPPPPPALRAYGGSGTVTSKSPETTCGGRAFERANGSPHNCGVGLPTSFTVGQYFAAPWNSVLVTPTSDCYNPTAAAAAAAAAAVTELGPGAARELAGPPADALSGLASKSVCNTAVLSSSLQSLEYLINDIRPPCIKEQMLGKGYETVAVPRLLDHQHAHIRLPVYR, encoded by the coding sequence GCGAGTCAGTGGCCAGCTCCATGCACTCCACCCGCTACCCAAGCCCAGCCGAGCTGGATGCCTACGCCGAGAAGGTGGCCAACAGCCCACTGTCCATCAAAATCTTCCCCACCAACATCCGGGTGCCCCAGCACAAGCACCTGAGCCGCACGGTCAACGGCTATGACACCAGCGGCCAGCGCTACAGCCCCTACCCCCAGCACGCCCCCGGCTACCAGGGCCTGCTGGCCATCGTCAAGGCTgcggtctcctcctcctcctcctcctcctccggctcGGCCGTGCCTGCGGGGCACACCAAGAGTGTGCTGAAGAGTGTGGAGGGCAAGCGGACTAAACTGTCCCCGGCCCCCGTGCGGGTGGGCATCGCACCCTACCCGGTGCCCAGCGCCCTGGGGCCCCTGGCTTACCCGAAGCCACCCGAGGcacccgccccaccccccagcctgccggccgccgccgccgccacctcggTGATCCCTCTGCCGGGCCGGGGCCTGCCCTTGGCGCCCTCCAACCTGCCCTCCATCCACAGCCTCCTCTGCCAGCTCAACCAGCAGTGCCAGGGCCCGGGGGCTGCACCAAGCGCCTGTCAGGGCGTGGCGgtgccccaccccagccccgccAAGCACGGCCCGGTGCCCAGCTTTCCTAGCATGGCTTACTCAGCCACGGCCGGGCTGCCGGACTGCCGGAAAGGCACAGAACTGAGCCAGGGGGCCACGTCGGCCCTGACGCTGGCGGGGGCCACCAAGCCTGCAGGGTATGCCGAAGGCGGCCTGGACTACCTGCTGTGGCCCCAGaagccgcccccgcccccgcccccggcaCTCCGAGCCTACGGAGGAAGCGGCACTGTCACCAGCAAGTCCCCCGAGACGACGTGTGGCGGGCGGGCGTTCGAGAGGGCCAACGGGTCGCCCCACAACTGTGGCGTGGGGCTGCCCACCAGCTTCACCGTGGGTCAGTACTTCGCGGCCCCCTGGAACAGTGTTCTGGTGACGCCGACCAGCGACTGCTACAACcccacggcggcggcggcggcggcggcggcggcggcagtgacAGAGCTCGGGCCAGGAGCGGCCAGGGAGCTAGCGGGGCCTCCCGCCGACGCGCTCTCGGGCCTGGCGAGCAAGAGCGTGTGCAATACCGCGGTGCTGAGCAGCAGCCTCCAGTCGCTGGAGTATCTCATCAATGACATCCGGCCGCCCTGCATCAAGGAGCAGATGCTGGGCAAGGGGTACGAGACGGTGGCCGTGCCCCGGCTGCTGGACCACCAGCACGCCCACATCCGCCTGCCTGTCTACAGATAA